In one Bacillus sp. PK3_68 genomic region, the following are encoded:
- a CDS encoding sodium:solute symporter family protein, which produces MMLSGLDLTILVVYMLVVLWIGYFTMNKITSFSDYSVAGRSMPFALIFATIGATLAGGGATVGRVSFVYETGIVVFLALLGVVISQILIGFFVAPRISKMENIYTIGDIMEFYFGRSGQLIASIIAFLFMASMFGVQVLALGRILEPVIELPFITLTIIGALITIIYTWAGGMLAVIYTDAIQFIILVGSMATAAVIGVNKMGGMTQIIDQVGAIDTEHLVFFGGPWTVGIFIATFLSFLLGEALAPHYIQRYASSKTSNISKWSTVSFAVMYIFLTIVIMVIGLIGFVEFPGLNGDVVFVTYAQEYLPIGIVGLVFGGLLSAVMSTGSSILNTAAVIFTRDIYGKIINKSADDSSLLKWTKYSTLIVGIGGIIVSLFIPSVMGLMLYAFQLWAPSVLPPLCIAILWEGPSERKVSPYAGPPAIVAGLLVTILWLNILGEPFGIPAIAVGIVVNLVVFWVTHFMTLHKMPRNYQNMPTEKVDA; this is translated from the coding sequence ATGATGCTAAGTGGGCTGGACCTTACCATACTAGTTGTTTATATGTTAGTTGTTTTATGGATCGGTTATTTCACAATGAATAAGATTACATCCTTCAGTGATTATTCTGTCGCAGGGAGATCTATGCCATTTGCTTTGATTTTTGCGACTATCGGGGCTACATTAGCCGGCGGTGGGGCAACAGTTGGCAGAGTTTCTTTCGTTTATGAAACTGGTATTGTTGTTTTCTTGGCACTTCTAGGAGTGGTCATCAGCCAAATTCTGATTGGATTTTTCGTAGCACCGCGCATAAGTAAGATGGAAAATATATATACGATTGGCGATATTATGGAGTTTTATTTTGGAAGGTCAGGCCAGCTTATAGCCAGTATTATTGCATTCTTGTTTATGGCAAGCATGTTTGGTGTTCAGGTTTTGGCGCTCGGTCGTATTTTAGAGCCGGTTATCGAGTTGCCCTTTATCACTTTAACCATTATTGGTGCGTTAATAACAATCATTTATACATGGGCGGGAGGGATGCTAGCAGTTATATATACGGACGCTATTCAGTTTATTATTCTTGTGGGCAGTATGGCTACAGCCGCCGTCATAGGTGTTAACAAAATGGGAGGCATGACACAGATTATTGATCAAGTAGGTGCCATTGATACAGAGCATTTGGTCTTTTTTGGAGGACCTTGGACAGTTGGTATATTTATTGCAACATTCTTAAGTTTTTTATTAGGAGAGGCGCTAGCGCCGCACTATATCCAGCGATACGCATCTTCTAAAACATCCAATATTAGCAAGTGGAGCACTGTATCTTTTGCCGTTATGTACATTTTTCTTACCATCGTAATCATGGTAATCGGTCTGATTGGATTTGTTGAATTTCCAGGTTTAAATGGAGATGTGGTATTTGTTACTTATGCACAGGAGTATTTACCGATCGGCATTGTGGGGTTAGTATTTGGTGGATTGCTTTCAGCTGTCATGTCGACAGGAAGCTCTATCTTAAATACGGCAGCCGTTATTTTTACAAGAGATATTTACGGCAAGATTATTAACAAGAGTGCTGATGACAGCAGCTTGTTAAAATGGACAAAATACTCCACTTTGATAGTTGGAATTGGCGGGATTATTGTATCGTTATTTATCCCTAGTGTAATGGGGCTCATGTTATACGCTTTTCAGCTATGGGCTCCATCGGTCTTGCCACCACTATGTATAGCTATACTTTGGGAAGGGCCTTCGGAGCGCAAAGTATCTCCATATGCTGGGCCGCCAGCCATTGTAGCGGGCCTGCTTGTCACGATCCTATGGCTGAACATTTTAGGAGAACCTTTTGGCATTCCGGCCATTGCAGTAGGGATCGTCGTAAATTTAGTTGTTTTTTGGGTTACTCACTTTATGACGTTGCATAAAATGCCGCGAAATTATCAAAACATGCCTACGGAGAAAGTAGATGCATAA
- a CDS encoding Lrp/AsnC family transcriptional regulator: MKIDEIDKKILVELSQNSRLSMSELGRRINLSSPSVTERVRQMESFGIIKKYTLDIDYEKLGLPIQCIVEATVKNGDYNRFKRYIESLPNVDFCYRIAGNACYMLKMQFENFSQAEEFINTVNPYASTVTHFIFSEVETNVQIDLE, from the coding sequence ATGAAAATAGATGAGATTGATAAGAAAATATTAGTTGAGTTATCGCAGAACAGCCGTTTATCGATGAGTGAACTTGGAAGGAGAATTAATTTATCTTCCCCGTCTGTTACTGAACGGGTCAGACAAATGGAGTCATTTGGAATTATCAAGAAGTATACATTAGACATTGATTACGAAAAATTAGGGCTGCCTATTCAATGCATCGTAGAGGCAACAGTGAAAAATGGGGATTATAACCGCTTTAAAAGGTATATAGAAAGCCTTCCGAATGTTGATTTTTGTTACCGGATTGCGGGCAATGCCTGTTATATGCTGAAGATGCAATTTGAAAATTTCTCTCAAGCAGAAGAGTTCATTAACACAGTCAATCCTTATGCTTCTACTGTTACCCATTTTATTTTTTCAGAAGTAGAAACAAATGTACAAATAGATTTAGAATGA
- a CDS encoding PLP-dependent aminotransferase family protein, translating into MELEIHFSHKKPKFLQIYEGIRQGILLGNFRKDTQLPAKRKLAVQLNVSVITVQQAYDQLVSEGYIYSIERRGYFVAAILEEWHEQKNKTEDLPNNQQEVPPAYNFRNGQVDLHSFPYNQWLRIYREKLQMLSPQNAPWQGEEVLRRAIAQYLATARGLSCSYQQVFVFSGFQQQFMNCMLFFKDRSIGIEEPGFMRAKATLRQLGRPYKLVDVDEEGCQVPDLHINCLYTTPAHQFPNGQVMTIQRRIDLLNWARKNQGVIIEDDYDSEFRYTGTPIPTLANLDQLQHVIYFGTFSKTLMPSLRISYIVLPAHFVKPFEDFNKHLKSTVSKVDQHTLAEFINKELYSKHVAKMRVLYRKKRMHLLKNIERYLGQGFKVKGEEAGLHIVLELPAHLTEDHVIHQAYQQGIALDRISSLYEQQKPNNQIMIGYGEPSLEEIEHGIKKLSYFLCADHSDRR; encoded by the coding sequence ATGGAATTAGAAATTCACTTCTCTCATAAGAAGCCAAAGTTTCTTCAAATTTATGAAGGCATCCGACAAGGCATTTTGCTTGGGAATTTCAGAAAGGATACGCAGTTGCCCGCTAAAAGAAAGTTAGCTGTTCAATTGAATGTCAGTGTGATCACTGTTCAACAAGCATACGATCAATTGGTAAGTGAAGGATACATTTATTCGATAGAGAGGAGAGGGTACTTCGTAGCGGCTATTTTGGAAGAATGGCATGAACAAAAAAACAAAACGGAAGATTTACCAAACAATCAGCAAGAAGTTCCCCCTGCTTATAACTTTAGAAACGGGCAGGTAGATTTGCATAGCTTTCCTTATAATCAGTGGTTGCGCATTTACCGTGAAAAGCTGCAGATGCTTTCTCCTCAAAATGCCCCATGGCAAGGAGAAGAAGTGCTTCGTCGCGCGATTGCCCAGTATTTAGCAACAGCTAGAGGACTAAGTTGCAGTTATCAGCAAGTATTTGTCTTTAGCGGCTTTCAACAACAATTTATGAATTGCATGCTGTTTTTTAAAGATAGGAGCATAGGGATAGAAGAGCCTGGTTTTATGAGAGCAAAGGCCACACTTCGGCAGCTTGGGCGTCCCTATAAGCTTGTCGATGTAGATGAAGAGGGCTGCCAAGTACCAGATCTTCATATAAATTGCCTGTATACGACACCCGCTCACCAATTTCCAAATGGGCAGGTCATGACAATCCAAAGAAGGATAGATCTGTTAAATTGGGCAAGGAAGAATCAAGGCGTCATTATAGAGGATGATTATGATTCAGAGTTTCGGTACACAGGTACGCCTATTCCAACTTTAGCCAATCTGGACCAGCTTCAGCATGTAATCTATTTTGGCACGTTTTCTAAAACATTGATGCCTTCTTTACGAATCAGTTACATTGTATTGCCCGCTCATTTCGTGAAGCCGTTTGAAGATTTTAATAAGCATCTAAAATCAACCGTTTCTAAAGTAGACCAGCATACGTTGGCCGAATTCATAAACAAAGAGCTATATAGCAAACATGTTGCGAAAATGCGGGTGCTCTATCGGAAGAAACGAATGCACTTATTAAAGAATATTGAAAGATATTTAGGCCAGGGCTTTAAAGTAAAAGGGGAGGAAGCGGGATTACATATTGTGTTAGAATTGCCCGCTCATCTGACAGAAGATCATGTAATTCACCAAGCTTATCAGCAAGGCATTGCGTTAGATCGAATTTCTAGCCTGTATGAACAGCAGAAACCGAACAACCAGATTATGATCGGATACGGGGAGCCAAGTTTAGAGGAGATAGAGCACGGAATAAAGAAATTAAGTTATTTTCTTTGTGCTGACCACAGCGACCGCAGATGA
- a CDS encoding type II CAAX endopeptidase family protein, translating to MNIHHTFTKSMACLSLFVLLVISIQIHSYLLMSLCIFFAIFLFVILDKPLKSFVYTTSFFGIGFFIYLYINAHGIVQAESRELHIFLNRLSLVTVLIPLVVLSLFSSSPFIRYWRRPEWNEYIYFPFIWSGFHQTKIKFFLTIAVTVNILICTPFVILNGWSFIQEVWLLTIIFSLTNAVLEELIWRGALLSRFSEQLGEKWAVIITSLGFGLQHYSLGFPWLACLAFSVGGLFYGGLTIKSKSIVPSIVWHVILNVLMVLSGFILK from the coding sequence ATGAACATACACCATACTTTTACTAAAAGCATGGCTTGCTTATCTTTATTTGTCTTGCTTGTTATTTCCATACAAATTCACAGTTACTTACTCATGAGCTTGTGCATCTTTTTTGCTATTTTTTTATTTGTGATTTTGGATAAACCTCTAAAATCATTTGTTTATACCACTAGCTTCTTTGGGATAGGGTTCTTCATTTATTTGTACATAAACGCTCATGGGATCGTTCAAGCTGAATCGCGAGAATTACATATCTTTTTAAATAGATTATCGTTAGTGACTGTTTTAATCCCGCTGGTTGTACTCTCACTCTTTTCAAGCTCTCCGTTTATTAGATATTGGAGAAGGCCCGAATGGAATGAATACATTTATTTTCCCTTTATCTGGTCTGGCTTTCACCAGACAAAGATTAAATTTTTTCTCACTATAGCAGTAACGGTAAATATTTTAATATGCACACCATTTGTTATTCTAAACGGTTGGTCTTTCATTCAGGAAGTCTGGCTGTTAACTATTATCTTTTCGCTTACAAATGCTGTATTGGAAGAACTGATTTGGCGAGGGGCTCTTTTAAGCCGCTTTTCCGAGCAACTAGGTGAAAAGTGGGCAGTCATCATCACGAGCTTAGGCTTCGGTTTGCAGCATTATTCACTTGGTTTTCCATGGCTTGCTTGCCTTGCTTTTTCTGTGGGAGGGCTATTTTATGGCGGGCTCACCATCAAATCTAAAAGCATTGTTCCGTCTATCGTATGGCATGTCATTTTAAACGTACTTATGGTTTTAAGTGGTTTTATTTTAAAATGA
- a CDS encoding GNAT family N-acetyltransferase yields MRKLENKVVSLIPIQLEHIDGIHAAAQDMSIWEHMSVNLMTKEDCRNYVEDALKKRESGTDFAFVIFHNDTKQIIGCTWLLDIHPAHKRLEIGSTWLNPNYWRTTVNTNCKWLLLQHCFEELDYNRVQIKTGHRNVRSQKAIERIGGIKEGMLRNHMIQRNGDIRHTVMYSMTQEDWPKVKQLFLAQLL; encoded by the coding sequence ATGAGAAAACTAGAAAACAAAGTGGTTTCATTAATTCCCATCCAGTTAGAGCATATTGATGGAATCCACGCTGCAGCCCAAGACATGAGCATTTGGGAGCATATGTCTGTTAACTTAATGACTAAAGAGGACTGTAGAAATTATGTAGAGGATGCGTTAAAGAAGCGTGAAAGTGGCACAGACTTTGCGTTTGTGATTTTCCATAATGACACCAAGCAAATTATTGGCTGTACTTGGTTATTGGATATTCACCCAGCGCATAAACGGTTAGAAATTGGTTCCACCTGGCTGAACCCAAATTATTGGCGCACAACCGTCAATACAAATTGTAAATGGCTGTTGCTGCAACACTGTTTTGAGGAGCTTGACTATAACCGTGTGCAAATTAAAACAGGGCACCGTAATGTACGCTCTCAAAAAGCAATTGAACGAATCGGCGGCATAAAGGAAGGGATGTTGCGAAATCATATGATCCAGCGAAATGGAGATATTCGGCACACGGTAATGTACAGCATGACACAAGAAGATTGGCCAAAGGTAAAACAGCTATTTCTGGCTCAATTGTTGTAA
- a CDS encoding divergent PAP2 family protein, translating into MNKGIITALSSIGMAQALKIPLHYIKKKEWKPELFLATGGMPSSHSAGVSSLATYIAMKKGASSIDFALSVIFGVIVMYDAQGIRRQTGELTLKVNDLDELIDKIHKDDPVKYEEKVPDPLKEVLGHKPGEVLGGALLGVVLGAAGYYLSEK; encoded by the coding sequence TTGAATAAAGGAATAATTACTGCATTATCAAGTATTGGAATGGCCCAGGCTTTAAAAATACCACTTCATTATATAAAGAAAAAGGAATGGAAGCCTGAACTGTTTTTAGCCACAGGTGGAATGCCAAGCTCTCACTCGGCTGGAGTATCCTCTCTGGCCACTTACATTGCTATGAAAAAAGGTGCATCGTCCATCGATTTCGCTCTTTCAGTTATTTTTGGGGTCATTGTGATGTACGATGCGCAGGGCATCCGCAGACAAACAGGAGAATTAACTTTAAAAGTGAACGACCTAGATGAATTGATCGATAAAATTCATAAAGATGATCCGGTTAAATATGAAGAAAAGGTACCTGATCCACTTAAAGAGGTCCTTGGCCACAAACCAGGTGAGGTACTGGGGGGAGCCTTGTTGGGTGTCGTATTAGGAGCAGCGGGTTATTACTTATCGGAAAAATGA
- a CDS encoding FAD-dependent oxidoreductase: protein MKEKVVIIGGGVIGLSSAYYLIQAGYDVTVVDKGEFGEACSRGNQGWICPALHEPVPAPGLMTESFKMLLQKDSPLYIKPSALPQLSGWMSQFMKYCNERDFEDGETALLTLSQSTLKLFDSLQSEGLDFELHRKGILFAFLHQENLNNKIKRLENGAAVHGHESPVALSAAEVRDLEPNLSNQVIGGILLSKQYHIRPESFSKALTRKLAASGAELLPHTEVIDMERQGHEVIAVHTKSTRIEADHFLLANGAWSGTLAKRIGYALPLTAGKGYSITATNPKIHIQRPLYLGDVKAGITPFDGAVRMGGTMELSGINTKLDKKRLQGIRSAVSGYLNEDLTGDMEEEWTGMRPMTPDGLPVLGRVPDYKNLFVSTGHGMVGMAMAPATGKIMSDLIHSGQTEFNIQPFEPNRFAV, encoded by the coding sequence ATGAAAGAGAAAGTAGTTATTATTGGAGGCGGTGTCATTGGTCTTAGCAGTGCCTATTATTTAATACAAGCAGGCTACGATGTGACTGTCGTGGATAAAGGAGAATTTGGAGAGGCGTGTTCAAGGGGAAATCAGGGGTGGATCTGTCCAGCTTTACACGAACCCGTCCCAGCCCCCGGATTAATGACAGAATCATTTAAAATGCTGCTCCAAAAAGACAGTCCTTTGTATATTAAGCCATCCGCACTTCCTCAGTTATCCGGATGGATGAGCCAGTTTATGAAGTATTGTAACGAACGCGATTTTGAAGATGGAGAAACAGCCTTGTTAACACTGAGCCAATCGACATTGAAATTATTTGATTCACTTCAGTCTGAAGGATTGGACTTTGAATTACACAGAAAAGGAATCTTATTCGCTTTCTTGCATCAAGAAAATCTTAACAATAAAATTAAGCGGCTGGAAAATGGAGCGGCTGTTCATGGACACGAATCACCAGTTGCCCTGAGTGCTGCAGAAGTGAGAGACCTAGAACCCAACCTGTCTAATCAAGTAATTGGAGGAATTTTACTTTCAAAACAATATCATATTCGACCAGAATCTTTTTCTAAAGCGCTTACAAGAAAGCTGGCCGCTTCCGGTGCAGAACTATTGCCCCACACAGAAGTCATCGACATGGAAAGACAGGGACATGAAGTGATAGCCGTACACACAAAATCAACTCGGATTGAAGCAGATCACTTCTTGTTAGCAAATGGAGCATGGTCTGGCACTTTAGCCAAGAGAATTGGTTATGCTCTTCCCTTAACTGCTGGAAAAGGTTATAGCATTACCGCCACTAACCCAAAGATTCATATCCAGCGGCCCCTTTATTTGGGGGATGTCAAAGCAGGAATCACACCATTTGATGGTGCGGTAAGAATGGGTGGCACGATGGAATTGTCGGGAATTAACACGAAACTTGATAAGAAGCGGCTGCAAGGAATCCGCTCCGCTGTCTCAGGTTACTTAAATGAAGATTTAACGGGTGATATGGAGGAAGAGTGGACAGGAATGCGGCCGATGACACCGGATGGCTTACCTGTTTTAGGGAGAGTTCCAGACTATAAAAACCTGTTTGTTTCAACCGGACATGGCATGGTCGGCATGGCCATGGCGCCTGCTACAGGCAAGATAATGTCAGATTTAATTCATTCCGGGCAAACCGAATTTAATATACAGCCATTTGAACCGAATCGCTTTGCTGTATGA
- a CDS encoding carboxymuconolactone decarboxylase family protein yields the protein MARVIQSNFGKTPFQKLLGHNRKVMEAWSDLGEVLEQDGLLSSKLKEQVRRTLAQSNGCEYCKAKGKPDPHLFDEKTAVATGFAEVFLKYEKGNVPDSAFQIVADYFSEAEISELCAFICFTTAQQYFGAMMKLKPDRQ from the coding sequence GTGGCAAGAGTTATTCAATCAAACTTCGGGAAGACACCTTTTCAAAAATTATTAGGCCACAATAGAAAAGTAATGGAGGCATGGTCTGATTTAGGAGAAGTGCTGGAGCAGGATGGACTGCTTTCATCTAAACTAAAAGAGCAGGTTAGAAGAACTTTGGCACAAAGTAATGGCTGTGAGTATTGCAAGGCAAAAGGGAAGCCCGATCCGCATTTATTTGATGAAAAAACAGCAGTCGCAACAGGATTTGCAGAGGTATTTTTAAAATATGAAAAAGGAAATGTTCCGGATTCGGCCTTTCAAATAGTAGCCGATTATTTTTCTGAAGCTGAAATCAGTGAGCTTTGTGCATTTATTTGTTTTACTACCGCTCAACAGTATTTTGGAGCGATGATGAAATTAAAACCCGATAGACAATAA
- a CDS encoding EAL domain-containing protein translates to MKNENNENYSCSRDIQLFQGHLQSSLEENHQALSKEPAFYKEMFETLVENAPVGMYVLEDATYSYINHQFCQLVGYTKEELVGDKVALDKLIHPDDLSLLREGVHKETGERGAPVPYHVRAFKKDGSLIHAAVHATKAIVNGKRMIFGTVVDITKEVIAHVKLKENKERFQSLFYNNPDAIFTFDMDGNFIDANPGCKALTGYSTNELLEMSFIPLIVPEDLPIAVHNFEEAKQGATKNYEVSIMCKNGEQKYLDITNFPMRSGEEVIGAYGIAKDITEKLEHRRLMEDLAFYDPLTKLPNRKLFEDRLQQVAKLSEGSHHQYAVLFLDMDRFKVINDSLGHHVGDEFLKAVSRRLKEIVHEAATISRFAGDEFVILFPDTDEEEVILLAERLNQAMAEPFDVMGHSVSTSVSIGIALNDGEKESVEELIKNADTAMYYTKKHERNSYTVYSKELEVEAAYKLTIEKDLKAAIKNLEFLLYYQPIVDLNNGELRAMEALIRWNHPNLGFISPDQFIPIAEESGQIIPIGNWVLHAACSQNKAWQDLGHPPFKVCVNVSTIQLRHPSFVETVSMVLKETGLEAKWLELEVTESVLIEDTKLLKENLMKLKAIGISMAIDDFGTGCTSLSYLRQFSFDHVKIDRSFIEDMKQNLNGMAIASTIISLAHKLNIGVIAEGIEEDEQLAFLKKEGCDEGQGYYFSRPLPAESLKLPIVYENINKI, encoded by the coding sequence ATGAAAAATGAAAACAATGAAAACTACAGCTGCAGCCGTGATATACAACTATTTCAAGGCCATCTCCAGAGCTCACTAGAGGAGAATCATCAAGCACTTTCAAAAGAGCCTGCTTTTTATAAAGAGATGTTTGAAACTCTAGTTGAAAATGCACCTGTCGGTATGTACGTATTAGAAGATGCTACTTACTCGTATATTAATCATCAATTTTGCCAACTTGTTGGATATACAAAAGAGGAGTTAGTTGGAGACAAAGTCGCATTAGATAAATTAATACATCCTGATGATTTATCTTTATTACGAGAAGGCGTTCATAAAGAAACGGGAGAGCGCGGGGCTCCAGTGCCATACCATGTGAGAGCATTTAAAAAAGACGGTAGTCTGATACATGCAGCCGTGCATGCGACTAAAGCCATTGTGAATGGCAAAAGAATGATATTCGGAACAGTGGTTGATATAACAAAAGAAGTCATTGCTCATGTAAAGCTGAAAGAAAATAAAGAGCGCTTCCAATCTCTCTTTTATAATAACCCAGATGCTATTTTCACTTTTGATATGGACGGCAATTTTATAGATGCGAATCCGGGGTGTAAAGCGCTAACAGGTTATTCGACAAATGAATTGTTAGAGATGTCTTTTATTCCGCTGATCGTTCCTGAAGATCTGCCCATTGCTGTTCACAATTTTGAAGAAGCGAAACAGGGAGCTACCAAAAACTATGAAGTTTCCATCATGTGCAAAAATGGAGAACAGAAATACCTGGATATTACCAATTTTCCGATGAGATCAGGCGAAGAAGTCATAGGGGCTTATGGAATTGCTAAAGATATTACAGAAAAATTAGAGCATAGAAGGTTGATGGAGGACCTGGCATTCTATGATCCGTTAACTAAATTGCCAAACCGAAAATTGTTTGAGGATCGGCTCCAGCAAGTTGCCAAGCTATCAGAAGGGAGTCACCACCAGTATGCGGTCCTCTTTCTGGATATGGATCGCTTTAAAGTGATCAACGACTCATTGGGACACCATGTAGGAGATGAATTTTTAAAAGCGGTTTCTAGGCGATTAAAAGAGATTGTACATGAAGCCGCCACGATTAGCAGATTTGCTGGAGATGAGTTTGTCATATTATTTCCCGATACGGATGAAGAGGAAGTCATATTATTAGCCGAGCGTCTAAATCAGGCAATGGCAGAACCTTTTGATGTGATGGGGCACTCTGTATCGACCTCAGTGAGTATAGGGATTGCACTTAATGATGGAGAAAAAGAAAGTGTAGAGGAATTAATAAAAAATGCTGATACAGCTATGTATTACACAAAAAAGCATGAGAGAAACAGCTATACAGTCTATTCAAAAGAACTGGAAGTAGAGGCTGCTTACAAATTAACAATTGAAAAAGATTTAAAAGCAGCGATTAAGAATCTGGAGTTTTTGCTTTATTATCAACCGATTGTTGACTTGAATAATGGTGAGCTGCGAGCGATGGAAGCATTAATACGATGGAATCATCCCAATCTTGGTTTTATATCACCGGACCAATTTATCCCGATTGCAGAGGAAAGTGGACAAATCATTCCCATAGGCAACTGGGTTCTTCACGCAGCTTGCTCTCAAAATAAAGCTTGGCAGGATCTTGGGCACCCTCCCTTTAAAGTATGCGTCAATGTTTCCACTATACAGTTGCGGCACCCAAGTTTTGTTGAAACAGTAAGCATGGTGCTTAAAGAGACAGGACTTGAGGCAAAATGGCTAGAGCTAGAAGTGACAGAGAGTGTTTTAATAGAGGATACTAAACTTTTAAAAGAAAATTTAATGAAGCTAAAAGCAATCGGTATTTCAATGGCTATTGATGATTTTGGAACAGGGTGCACTTCGCTTAGTTATTTAAGACAGTTTTCCTTTGACCATGTGAAAATTGACCGCAGCTTTATTGAAGATATGAAACAAAACTTAAATGGAATGGCTATTGCTTCTACCATTATATCTTTGGCCCATAAATTGAATATAGGCGTGATTGCAGAGGGGATTGAAGAGGACGAACAGTTGGCTTTTCTGAAGAAGGAAGGATGCGATGAGGGGCAAGGCTATTATTTTAGTCGCCCGCTGCCGGCCGAATCGCTCAAACTGCCCATCGTTTATGAAAACATCAATAAAATCTAA
- a CDS encoding sugar diacid recognition domain-containing protein gives MLDDIAQKIAVSTSEIIGYEVIITDEDSIIIGSSDPSRLGDFHEASVQIIKTGKPNPDTMNIDKMKGTKPGFALPIELFNKNIGSFGMAGEKAKVKKYCYLLKRYIETMLHQEMYMKSSHLREQAVKNLIQEISVFDDEKSDESYLLSRGHELGYDLQPPHIAIAIDLFRFENLTKKIYEKAGGQQSAELQIQSLKLDVLAIIQKTFHKANDLIAPMQDDKFIVLSALAFQFSEHGVIEEIQDKCSSIIAQFEAKGISASIGIGAIAKNMNELSQSYKDAWRALKIGKKLHASSGVFLFKICFLKT, from the coding sequence ATGTTAGACGATATTGCGCAGAAGATCGCCGTTTCGACAAGCGAGATTATTGGATATGAAGTAATTATAACAGATGAAGATTCGATCATTATTGGTTCAAGTGATCCTTCCAGGCTAGGTGATTTTCATGAAGCCTCTGTTCAAATTATCAAAACAGGCAAGCCGAATCCAGATACGATGAATATCGATAAAATGAAAGGTACGAAACCAGGATTTGCTTTACCCATTGAATTATTCAATAAAAATATTGGATCATTTGGAATGGCAGGTGAAAAAGCAAAGGTAAAGAAATATTGTTATCTATTAAAGAGATATATTGAAACGATGCTTCATCAAGAAATGTATATGAAATCCAGTCATCTTCGGGAACAAGCGGTGAAGAATTTGATCCAAGAGATTTCTGTTTTTGATGATGAAAAGAGCGACGAATCTTACTTGTTGTCTAGAGGACACGAGCTAGGTTATGATTTACAGCCGCCTCATATAGCTATCGCCATTGATCTTTTTCGTTTTGAAAATTTAACTAAAAAAATATATGAAAAAGCAGGAGGGCAGCAATCTGCTGAACTGCAGATTCAGTCTCTAAAGCTAGACGTATTAGCTATCATACAAAAGACTTTTCACAAAGCAAATGACTTGATTGCCCCTATGCAGGATGATAAATTTATTGTTCTTTCCGCTCTGGCCTTTCAATTCTCAGAACACGGAGTTATCGAAGAGATACAAGATAAGTGCTCAAGCATAATCGCTCAATTTGAAGCAAAAGGAATCTCCGCCTCTATCGGAATTGGCGCCATTGCAAAGAATATGAATGAATTAAGCCAATCCTATAAAGATGCATGGAGAGCTTTGAAAATTGGAAAAAAGCTACATGCTTCTTCAGGTGTTTTTTTATTCAAGATTTGTTTTTTGAAGACTTAG